The following proteins are encoded in a genomic region of Brachypodium distachyon strain Bd21 chromosome 1, Brachypodium_distachyon_v3.0, whole genome shotgun sequence:
- the LOC100830358 gene encoding uncharacterized protein LOC100830358, producing MGDVSLDRPIKAEPAAGGIGKGNQIMDLMSAGWTDESHTRYISSMEASFIDQLYNHGHNENRNDSSDNGFKVLRRGVWEKLKFERTNASARVGGEYRLPASPWIRHYRPRDCSINKRDHGEETSAGDHESGIRTVRGKTPLSHGRDLGACKGENFLDENTEVSDQNFADDEVEVDAESSKVYKKRRFPLLRPNDLENSQD from the exons ATGGGTGATGTATCGTTGGATCGACCGATTAAGGCGGAGCCAGCGGCCGGCGGCATTGGCAAG GGTAATCAAATTATGGATTTGATGTCGGCGGGGTGGACAGATGAGAGCCACACGCGTTATATAAGCTCGATGGAAGCTTCTTTCATCGATCAACTCTACAATCACGGACACAACGAGAATCGCAACGATTCAAGTGACAATGGATTCAAGGTTCTTCGGCGAGGAGTGTGGGAGAAGCTCAAATTTGAGAGGACCAATGCTTCTGCCCGAGTAGGGGGCGAATACCGCCTGCCTGCAAGCCCCTGGATTCGGCATTATAGACCGCGTGATTGCAGCATCAATAAAAGAGATCATGGGGAAGAAACATCAGCAGGCGATCATGAATCGGGTATCCGGACTGTTCGAGGGAAGACTCCGCTGTCTCATGGAAGGGACTTGGGAGCTTGCAAGGGAGAGAACTTTCTTGATGAAAATACAG AGGTCTCTGATCAGAACTTCGCTGATGATGAGGTGGAAGTCGATGCAGAATCAAGTAAAGTATATAAGAAGAGGAGATTCCCCTTACTGCGCCCAAATGATCTAGAGAATTCACAGGATTAA
- the PDS gene encoding phytoene dehydrogenase, chloroplastic/chromoplastic: protein MDTGCLSSMNITGANQVRSFVGQLHIQRGFTSSSVQTLKGSRRASFSLKTPVLRNKGKGLRRGPGVLQVVCQDFPRPPLESTINYLEAGQLSSSFRSSERPSKPLQVVIAGAGLAGLSTAKYLADAGHKPILLEARDVLGGKIAAWKDEDGDWYETGLHIFFGAYPNIQNLFGELGINDRLQWKEHSMIFAMPNKPGEYSRFDFPETLPAPLNGVWAILRNNEMLTWPEKVKFAIGLLPAMLGGQAYVEAQDGLTVSEWMEKQGVPDRVNDEVFIAMSKALNFINPDELSMQCILIALNRFLQEKHGSKMAFLDGNPPERLCMPIVNHIQSLGGEVRLNSRIQKIELNPDRTVKHFVLSDGSNITGDAYVFAAPVDIFKLLVPQEWKEISYFKKLDKLVGVPVINVHIWFDRKLKNTYDHLLFSRSSLLSVYADMSVACKEYYDPDRSMLELVFAPAEEWIGRSDNEIIEATMQELAKLFPDEIAADQSKAKILKYHVVKTPRSVYKTVPDCEPCRPLQRSPIEGFYLAGDYTKQKYLASMEGAVLSGKLCAQSIVQDSKMLSRRSQKSLQAEVPVAS, encoded by the exons ATGGATACTGGCTGTCTGTCATCTATGAACATAACTGGAGCTAACCAAGTAAGATCTTTCGTGGGACAACTTCATATACAAAGAGGGTTCACAAGTAGCAGCGTCCAAACACTTAAAGGTAGCCGCCGTGCGAGCTTTAGCTTGAAAACTCCTGTCTTAAGGAATAAAGGAAAAGGATTGCGTCGTGGACCTGGTGTTCTACAG GTTGTTTGCCAGGATTTTCCAAGACCTCCACTGGAAAGCACAATCAACTATTTGGAAGCTGGACAGCTCTCTTCATCTTTTCGGAGCAGCGAACGCCCCAGTAAACCATTACAGGTCGTGATTGCTGGTGCAG GATTGGCTGGTTTATCGACTGCAAAGTATCTGGCAGATGCTGGCCATAAACCCATATTGCTTGAGGCAAGAGATGTTTTGGGTGGAAAG ATAGCTGCTTGGAAGGATGAAGATGGCGATTGGTACGAGACTGGCCTTCATATTTTTT TTGGAGCTTATCCCAACATACAGAATTTGTTTGGCGAGCTTGGTATTAATGACCGCTTGCAATGGAAGGAACACTCGATGATATTTGCCATGCCGAACAAGCCAGGAGAATACAGCCGTTTTGATTTCCCAGAAACTTTGCCAGCACCCTTAAATG GAGTATGGGCCATCCTGAGAAACAATGAAATGCTTACTTGGCCGGAGAAGGTGAAGTTTGCTATAGGACTTTTGCCAGCAATGCTTGGTGGCCAAGCTTATGTTGAAGCTCAAGATGGCCTAACTGTTTCAGAGTGGATGGAAAAGCAG GGTGTTCCTGATCGAGTCAACGATGAGGTTTTTATTGCAATGTCCAAGGCGCTCAATTTCATAAACCCTGATGAGTTATCTATGCAGTGCATTCTGATTGCTCTAAACCGATTTCTCCAG GAGAAGCATGGTTCCAAAATGGCATTTTTGGATGGTAATCCTCCTGAAAGGCTATGCATGCCTATTGTTAACCATATTCAGTCTTTGGGTGGTGAGGTCCGCCTGAATTCTCGTATTCAGAAAATAGAACTGAATCCTGACAGAACTGTGAAGCACTTTGTACTTAGCGATGGGTCTAACATAACTGGAGATGCTTATGTTTTTGCAGCACCAG TTGACATCTTCAAACTTCTTGTACCGCAAGAGTGGAAAGAGATCTCTTATTTCAAGAAGCTGGATAAGTTAGTGGGAGTCCCTGTCATCAATGTTCATATATG GTTTGacagaaaactgaaaaacacgTACGACCACCTTCTTTTCAGCAG GAGTTCACTTTTAAGCGTTTATGCAGACATGTCTGTAGCGTGCAAG GAGTACTATGATCCAGACCGTTCAATGCTGGAGTTGGTCTTTGCTCCAGCAGAGGAATGGATTGGACGGAGTGACAATGAAATCATTGAAGCAACTATGCAAGAGCTAGCCAAGTTATTTCCTGATGAAATTGCTGCTGATCAGAGTAAAGCAAAGATTCTTAAATATCATGTTGTAAAGACACCGAG ATCTGTATACAAAACAGTCCCAGATTGTGAACCTTGTCGACCTCTGCAACGATCACCGATTGAAGGGTTCTATCTGGCTGGTGACTACACAAAACAGAAATACTTGGCTTCTATGGAGGGTGCAGTTTTATCTGGGAAGCTTTGTGCTCAGTCCATAGTGCAG GATTCTAAAATGCTGTCTCGTAGGAGCCAGAAAAGCCTGCAAGCCGAAGTTCCTGTTGCTTCCTAG